The genomic interval TTGTCCAGAAAAAGTATGCTGGCCATGATTATATTTTCTGTACTGACCGGTTTTGCAACTTTACGTTCAGGGGCCTATGGAGCTGCCTTTTCCAATTTTCTGAATGCAGGAAATGAAGTTTTTAAAAATGTATTTATTATCATCATGAAACTGGCTCCCGTAGGACTTGGAGCTTATTTCGCCTATCAGGTCGGTATTTTTGGCCCCCAGTTATTTGGTACCTATGCCAGATCCCTCGGACTCTACTATGGGACCGGCGCCTTCTATTTTGTGGTTATTTTCACCATTTATGCATTCGTGGCCGGAGGTATGAAAGGCATTAAAAAGTACTGGAACAATAATATTATCCCATCGGCAACTGCTATAGGTACTTGCAGCAGTATCGCAAATATACCTGCTAACTTAGAGGCCGCAGAAAAAATAGGTATCCCCTCTTATATCGCGAATGTAACTATCCCATTAGGGGCGACCCTGCATAAAGACGGATCAAGTATTTCATCCATTATCAAAATGGCGGTTGTATTCGCTATGTTCGGCAAGGGCTTTGACCATATAGAAACGATCACCATAGCCCTGGGAATGACTGTACTGGTGAGTATTGTGGAGGGAGGTATTCCAAATGGCGGGTACGTAGGAGAACTATTATTCATTTCCGCTTACGGCTTTCCCCCCGAAGCATTACCACCGGCGATGATCATCGGAACGTTAGTAGATCCGATGGCCACCTTATTAAATTCTACCGGCGACACCGTAGCGGCCATGTTAGTTGCCCGCTTTACGGAGGGAAAAAATTGGTTAGCTACAAAGGCATAAAACCATTTTCAATATTATCATCATGTAAACCAATTACAGAATAATGTCTTGGCAGATACCAGGTAACGGTCTGCATCATATTTCGATAGTGTGTTTCTGTTTCAAAACGATCAGGAGTGATATTAAATGCTAAATCCTGCTTAAGTTCCTCCCCTACTGTACGGGCCATTAACAACACCTTAGGGCCTTCAATACCATTCAGCTCAAAGAAATCTTTTAACAGTTTTCGGGTTTCTGAAGGAAGGATAGTTTCAGCAGGTTGTCCGACCATAATTTCCTCGCCCTCAGCAACTACCTCTTCGGTATTGCTGCTCATACTGAACTGGCTGTCTTCAGCCGTAAAGAAGCTGCCGTTCAGATTATAATTTAAAAGATCCCCATAAGAAAGTACCCAGTCAGGTTGTCCTTCTCCAGGATTGATGACTACACCATATCCTCTTTCCAGCAGAAAATCAGTAATCATTCTTTCAATATAAAAAGACTGATACTCTTCACCAGGTTCAGGAACAAATAATTGAAAATAAGGGAAACCATCAGGTCCGGCTATCACTTGTGGTGTTCCACAACGCAAGCTGGCCAGAGGCAGATCAGCTAAAAAGCGGCCCACCCATTCCTCATCTCTATGCTCCATTGGTACAGCCAGAAGTACAGACAGCATCTGTGTTTTTTCTAAATCTCCAAGATACTCCTGAGGTACCTCTTGTTTTCCTGTACCAGCAACTGACTCACGCTTAACCGTTTTCCCAGTTTCCGTTTCTTTTGCCGCGTCAGTCTTTTTGAAAATATCGAATAATCCCATGTAATATAAAATTGCTACCCGTCCGGTGTATCCTTTAAGCGCAACCCAAATTTAGCAAAATATAGATAAATAGGGTGCTAATTGTACATATTGTGTCAATATCCCAGTTTTTACATTTTTAAAACTTACTAAAAACCAGATAACCAAGCGTATAATCCGCTTGAAAAAATGCCATCCAGAATTTCATTTTTGATCAGGAGCTGCCGATTGAGTATTAGTGTGCAATTGAATCAATAGAGATTGGTAACAGAAAATAATAGCAGCCTTTGATGAATCTGGATGGCCTGAGCAAATTACGGACAAAGCCTTTGAAAAACTAGGGTCACATGGCTCAAATTATCCCTAGAAAAACAGTGAATGATGTCTTAAAAAGAAGTGATTTTGCCCTATCACAACCTGCTGACTATCAATGCACTAGCCTTGCCTTGTTCAGACATCATTCAGCCCCTGTTCAAAGCCGCTTCAAACAAGTTTCAATTCCTACCGAACAAAGTCTTAATCGGTTGTAAATTATTTTTCATTTAAATATTTTTTACAACACTGTTGTTCAATAATTTAACTACCTTATAATATAAACCAAACAGCTTATGGCAATCATTCAGGAAGGCACCGCATTAGCAGGTATCAGAGGAAAAATCGGATTGTCCCATATTTCTACTTCATCTAATCTCTCCTGGTTTTTCTCCTATATTTTTCTCCTGGCTTCTTCCCTATATTTTTCTCCTGTTTTTTTTTCCCTAACCAATAACCACTACCACCAGCTGGGAGAAAGAAAAAAAAGACAGAGACTAAATGTGAAGGCCTGAAATTCGAGCCGGTCCGGCGTAGAATTTAGCCGAACATTAGTTTCTGTCTTTTTTTTATCTTTAGACCATGCGAAACCTCATCTTGTCAGCACTCCTCATCTACCCTATCAAATCTCTCGCAGGCATTAACCTCCAAACCTCGTTGCTTGAAGAAAAAGGCCTGCAATACGACAGAAGATGGATGCTAATCGACAATGAAAACACCTTTATAACCCAGCGGAAATACCCTTCATTATCTCTGCTTCAAGTCAGTCTTGGAAAAACCCACCTCACCATCACCCATAAAAACGACCCCACACAAACTATCTCCTTTTATTACGAAGAAAACATTGGACAACCCATTGCAACCAGTGTATGGGGAACCGATTGTCACGGCCTTGAAGTCAGCAAAACAGTGAGCCAATGGTTTTCAACGTTCCTGGAAACAGAAACCCGTCTGATACAAATGCCAGAAACAGAAAGAAGATTAGTGGATCCCAGATATGCCCAGGGCGAAGAAGTAGTTAGTTTTGCAGACGGTTACCCCTGCCTTATTATCAGTCAGGCCTCTTTAGACGGACTCAACAAACGTCTTGAACAACCAATACCTATGGATCGTTTTCGTCCAAATTTCGTCTTTACCGGTGGTGAACCTCACATCGAAGACAACTTCGATACCTTTTTTATCGGTGACATTCCATTCAAAGCCGTAAAACCGTGTTCCAGATGCGTCATGGTTACCGTTGACCAGCAAACAGGTACTAAAAGTGCTGAACCCTTAAAAACACTGGCAAAATACCGGACTATAAATAAAAAAATCATGTTTGGTCAGAATCTCATTCATCAGGGTACAGGTACTATAAATATTGGCGATCAGCTCAGCATCAGGGAATGGAAAGCCTGAAAACTTCTCCCATTCCAATTTTTAAACTAAAAGAATCTTTTAAAGCGATATTCCGGTAATGTGCCAGAATGATACGGATTACGCCACCATGAGTGATTATTCCCACCTTTTGAAAAGGCTGTAGTAAAACTTCATTCAGAAATAACAAAACCCTGCGTTCCATATCAAGCATCGTTTCTCCACCAGGCGGTGCCAGGTTCACAAAATCTTCCATCCAGATTTCACATTCAACCCGATCTATCGCATCCCAGGTATTACCTTCCCAATCTCCAAAATTCAATTCATATAAGGCTTCATTTTGCACATAAGTCTCAGAAATTTCAGCAGCAAGTAACTGGCATCTCAAAGACGGACTAGAATACACTTTATCCAGATCAGCAGGAATTTGTTGCAATACCAAATATTTTTCCTGTGTAAAACTCTCCGCAAGCGGAACATTCATGCGGCCATAAATCAACCCTTTTGCAATCAATGGAGCAGTATGCCGGATCAGATAAACTTCCATATCAAAATATAAGACAAGTATACTGTTACTTCAGTAAGCTGCTGTACTGCTCCCAGACAATCACCAGTATAACCACCAATCCATCTCTTAAAATAAGCACCCAGATAAAAACTAAAAAGCAATACGGGAATTACCAGCAGTAACAGTAAAGGCTGGGCCAGATAAACAGTTAATCCAACGAGTGGAATCAGTGTAAAAACACCAGCAATCACCAGGTTTATCACTCTTCCCTCAGCTACGGCACCACTTGCTTTACTTTCTTCAATACGGGCATAATTATGATTAAAAACCAAGGTGATGGCTGCAAATCTGCTCACTGAATGTGCGACTATAAATAGTCCCGCAATCGTGATCACATTAGCAGCTATAAAGGTTTCTGTAAATAACTGCATTAAGGCAGCGAACTTAAGTCCCATTAACAAAATCAGTCCGACCACACCATAAGTACCTAAACGGCTATCTTTCATAATGGTCAGAATCTTATCTTTTGCCCATCCGCCACCAAAACCATCACAAACATCTGCAAAACCATCTTCATGAAAAGCTCCCGTTAACAAGATGGAAGCAACCATCGCCAGTAAAATTGCTATAGCTTCACCAAACAGGTAAGTTGCACCTATAAAAACACCGGCAGTAACCAGGCCAATGATCCAACCTACAACAGGCAAATACCGGATCGAATCAGGCAGGTTATGCGCATTGTCCTGATGTACATAAGCTGGCCCTGGTAATCTGGAATAAAAAGACAGGGCAGTAAAAAAAAGTTTAAGTTCTTGATTCATCAGGATTGATTAGAAATCGCTGCACTTTGAAAACTAGCCATCTCATTCAGAAAGTTTACTGCACTTTTTAGCAGCGGATAAGCTAATGCACAGCCAGTCCCCTCACCTAAACGAAGGTGAAGACTCAACAGCGGTTTTGCGCCCAGGTATGCTAACAATAAACGATGCCCTTTTTCCTCAGATTCATGGCAGAAAACAGCGTTCTTTTTTATATGCTGATCTATCCGGTAAGCACAAAGATAGGCAGCAGTTGCAATGAACCCATCCACCATGATGATCATCTTTCTTTTTCCTGCAGCCAGTATAGCTCCCGTCATTTCCAGCAACTCAAACCCACCAAAATGCGCCATTAATTTAAAAATATCATGTTCACCTTTATAGTTGGCAACTGCCTGTTCCAATATCTGCTGTTTTTTAAGCAGCTGTTCATCATTTAATCCTGTGCCTCTGCCAATACAATCTGAAAGTGGTAAATCACAAAGTAAACTCATCAGTACCGCAGCACTGGAAGTATTGCCAATTCCCATCTCTCCGAAACCGATCACATTACATCCCTTTGCAGCGATCTCTGCAACCACAGCTTCCCCTTTTAATAAACAAAGCTCTGCCTGAAAGGTGGTCATTGCCGGGCCGTGTAAAAAGGAAGAAGTTCCTTTAGCAATTTTTCCGTCGCCCAGCGGTAATCCATCTTCAAAATCATAGTTCACTCCTGCATCAACAACCTGAAGACGAATGTCATGCTGTTTACAAAAAACATTGATTGCAGCCCCTCCATTCAGGAAGTTAAGCACCATTTGCCGGGTCACTTCCTGCGGAAAGGCACTGACTCCTTCTTTAGCAATTCCATGGTCTGCGGCAAAAACAACCAAATGCGGTTTAATGAATTGCGGACTGGTTGTTCCTAATACTGCCCCTATTTGTAAAGCAAGATCTTCCAGTACGCCCAAAGATCCGGGAGGTTTGGTCTTGTTATCTATTAATATTTTTAAATCTTCAGTGATCATATGTTCTTATCAAATTGATAATTCCCTGCTTTAAAAGCCATTTAAAGTTAAAAACTGTTTAATATAATGATTATTGCTTTAAAAACATCGGAAGTCCGGATACCATAAATATGGCCTGATCAGCTTTTGCAGCCACATATTGATTTGCCCAGCCCTGAAGATCAGCAAATTTACGCCCTACCGGAGTTTCCGCATGCAGTCCCATACCCAGTTCATTGGAAATGATAAAGAAAGTACCATGGATTTCAAGCAGCTGATCAATTTCCTTTTTAAAATCGGCCAGCGCAAGATCAATATCGTTATGGTGGTCCATAAAGAAATTAGTTAGCCATAACGTTACACAATCAATCACAACATAACGTCCTTCCAGAGGTAAATGATGTAAATTACGGTAAGCTTCAAAATTTGTCCATTCCGGCCCGCGGTCATCCTGATGCCGTTTTACACGCTCCTGGAAATCATCGTCCCATATTTTAGCAGTGGCCACATATACCGGATCCGAACAAAGTTCCTGTACCCGCTTTTGTGCATAAGCACTTTTACCGCTTCTTACTCCTCCAGTAATAAAAACCAGCATAACTTAAGATTTTACGGCCGGATCAGTATGCTTAAACCTTTTATATAGAAATAGTTGCCATTTCTCTTCTGCTACACCTGCCTTATCCATTTCTGCCCGCGACAGCGTGAAAAATAAATCGGAAAGACGATTGATATAGGCAGGGATAGTTTCATCAACTTCATCTGTTTTAATCAGACTAACTAATCTTCTTTCACCTCTGCGCATTTGCGTTCTGACCATATGGCAAAGTGCAGAAATCTCATTTCCCCCCGGCAGAATAAAATAATCCGAAGGATGCGTCATCGCATTTTCCAGTTCATCGATCCATGTTTCACAGAACACAGGCCCATCGGCGGGCATTGGATTCGTATTAATTTTTGCCGCATCAGACGGACGCGCCAGATGTGACATCATATCCATCAGGTCTTTCTGAATTTT from Pedobacter sp. WC2423 carries:
- the cobC gene encoding alpha-ribazole phosphatase family protein; protein product: MEVYLIRHTAPLIAKGLIYGRMNVPLAESFTQEKYLVLQQIPADLDKVYSSPSLRCQLLAAEISETYVQNEALYELNFGDWEGNTWDAIDRVECEIWMEDFVNLAPPGGETMLDMERRVLLFLNEVLLQPFQKVGIITHGGVIRIILAHYRNIALKDSFSLKIGMGEVFRLSIP
- a CDS encoding adenosylcobinamide-GDP ribazoletransferase; translated protein: MNQELKLFFTALSFYSRLPGPAYVHQDNAHNLPDSIRYLPVVGWIIGLVTAGVFIGATYLFGEAIAILLAMVASILLTGAFHEDGFADVCDGFGGGWAKDKILTIMKDSRLGTYGVVGLILLMGLKFAALMQLFTETFIAANVITIAGLFIVAHSVSRFAAITLVFNHNYARIEESKASGAVAEGRVINLVIAGVFTLIPLVGLTVYLAQPLLLLLVIPVLLFSFYLGAYFKRWIGGYTGDCLGAVQQLTEVTVYLSYILIWKFI
- a CDS encoding MOSC domain-containing protein, whose product is MRNLILSALLIYPIKSLAGINLQTSLLEEKGLQYDRRWMLIDNENTFITQRKYPSLSLLQVSLGKTHLTITHKNDPTQTISFYYEENIGQPIATSVWGTDCHGLEVSKTVSQWFSTFLETETRLIQMPETERRLVDPRYAQGEEVVSFADGYPCLIISQASLDGLNKRLEQPIPMDRFRPNFVFTGGEPHIEDNFDTFFIGDIPFKAVKPCSRCVMVTVDQQTGTKSAEPLKTLAKYRTINKKIMFGQNLIHQGTGTINIGDQLSIREWKA
- a CDS encoding dicarboxylate/amino acid:cation symporter is translated as MNSFYKNYKGIIWLIAGIIAGSLAGLIFGDRVKVLKPIGEIFLNLLFTAVIPLVFFSISSAIGGLKETNKLSKMMAVMVLVFLSTVLISASLTILAVRIFPVHEHMTSTPLTETIVKKPFGDQITQLLTTSEFFELLSRKSMLAMIIFSVLTGFATLRSGAYGAAFSNFLNAGNEVFKNVFIIIMKLAPVGLGAYFAYQVGIFGPQLFGTYARSLGLYYGTGAFYFVVIFTIYAFVAGGMKGIKKYWNNNIIPSATAIGTCSSIANIPANLEAAEKIGIPSYIANVTIPLGATLHKDGSSISSIIKMAVVFAMFGKGFDHIETITIALGMTVLVSIVEGGIPNGGYVGELLFISAYGFPPEALPPAMIIGTLVDPMATLLNSTGDTVAAMLVARFTEGKNWLATKA
- a CDS encoding cob(I)yrinic acid a,c-diamide adenosyltransferase; the encoded protein is MKIYTKKGDKGTTGLFGGKRVAKDDVRVECVGTLDEVNSTIGMLRVKLGTEHEWQTNLHKIQKDLMDMMSHLARPSDAAKINTNPMPADGPVFCETWIDELENAMTHPSDYFILPGGNEISALCHMVRTQMRRGERRLVSLIKTDEVDETIPAYINRLSDLFFTLSRAEMDKAGVAEEKWQLFLYKRFKHTDPAVKS
- the cobT gene encoding nicotinate-nucleotide--dimethylbenzimidazole phosphoribosyltransferase; the protein is MITEDLKILIDNKTKPPGSLGVLEDLALQIGAVLGTTSPQFIKPHLVVFAADHGIAKEGVSAFPQEVTRQMVLNFLNGGAAINVFCKQHDIRLQVVDAGVNYDFEDGLPLGDGKIAKGTSSFLHGPAMTTFQAELCLLKGEAVVAEIAAKGCNVIGFGEMGIGNTSSAAVLMSLLCDLPLSDCIGRGTGLNDEQLLKKQQILEQAVANYKGEHDIFKLMAHFGGFELLEMTGAILAAGKRKMIIMVDGFIATAAYLCAYRIDQHIKKNAVFCHESEEKGHRLLLAYLGAKPLLSLHLRLGEGTGCALAYPLLKSAVNFLNEMASFQSAAISNQS
- a CDS encoding bifunctional adenosylcobinamide kinase/adenosylcobinamide-phosphate guanylyltransferase, which codes for MLVFITGGVRSGKSAYAQKRVQELCSDPVYVATAKIWDDDFQERVKRHQDDRGPEWTNFEAYRNLHHLPLEGRYVVIDCVTLWLTNFFMDHHNDIDLALADFKKEIDQLLEIHGTFFIISNELGMGLHAETPVGRKFADLQGWANQYVAAKADQAIFMVSGLPMFLKQ